One genomic region from Nitrospirae bacterium YQR-1 encodes:
- a CDS encoding AAA family ATPase: MAYTIAFSGKGGTGKTTLAGLTVRYLMEKTGKPILAVDADSNYCLNLALGVEVHATIGGIRESSLESVRLSGQRPGGMSTGELFDYQVQQSIVEARGFDLLVMGRPEGPGCYCAANNVIRKYTDKLAQDYAFVVIDAEAGMEHLSRRTENNVDIMFTITDATVKALETAKRISALMDELGLKISERHVIVNRVREAGSEELKKEATTRGLSVCGFLPEDDGISTVDLLGKPVFDIAPGAPVLTSFYSLLGSTLKY, from the coding sequence ATGGCATATACAATAGCATTTTCCGGTAAGGGCGGCACAGGGAAGACAACCCTTGCAGGGTTGACCGTAAGGTACTTAATGGAAAAGACAGGTAAGCCTATCCTTGCCGTTGACGCAGATAGTAATTACTGTTTGAATCTGGCACTTGGTGTGGAAGTTCATGCTACAATCGGCGGGATAAGGGAGTCATCGCTTGAAAGTGTCCGGTTAAGCGGACAGAGGCCGGGTGGGATGAGCACAGGGGAGCTCTTTGACTACCAGGTCCAGCAGTCCATAGTGGAGGCAAGGGGGTTTGATCTTCTTGTGATGGGAAGGCCCGAGGGACCAGGCTGCTACTGCGCAGCAAATAACGTAATCCGCAAGTACACCGATAAACTCGCTCAGGACTACGCATTTGTTGTTATTGACGCAGAAGCCGGCATGGAACACCTGAGCCGCAGAACCGAAAACAACGTTGACATAATGTTTACCATAACGGATGCCACCGTAAAGGCACTTGAGACGGCAAAAAGAATCAGTGCGCTGATGGATGAGCTAGGACTTAAAATATCGGAAAGACATGTAATCGTAAACCGTGTAAGGGAGGCGGGCAGCGAGGAGTTGAAAAAAGAGGCTACAACAAGGGGACTCTCAGTTTGCGGATTTTTACCTGAGGACGATGGTATCTCCACTGTTGACCTTTTGGGTAAACCGGTCTTTGATATTGCCCCAGGTGCGCCTGTGCTTACATCGTTTTATTCGCTTTTGGGTAGTACTCTGAAATATTAA
- a CDS encoding nucleotidyltransferase domain-containing protein, translated as MEIANNPAIEDLLKILRNLKGYVRERYRAELRGVFGSYVRAEQRLGSDLDVLVEYDDGANLIDHVGLSLFLQEYLGLPSVDIVPESAIRDEIRQEVLNEKIPL; from the coding sequence ATGGAAATTGCAAATAATCCGGCTATTGAGGACCTATTAAAAATACTTAGAAATCTCAAAGGGTACGTAAGAGAGCGATACAGAGCGGAACTAAGAGGTGTTTTTGGCTCTTATGTGCGTGCAGAGCAAAGACTGGGCAGTGACCTCGATGTACTTGTCGAATATGATGATGGTGCAAACCTTATTGACCACGTGGGGTTGTCATTATTTCTACAAGAGTATTTGGGGCTTCCCTCTGTTGACATAGTGCCCGAGAGCGCTATAAGGGATGAAATCAGACAGGAAGTCCTCAATGAAAAAATACCGTTATGA
- a CDS encoding phosphomannomutase, producing the protein MPYKNASECWRDIMSDVKKNAGLLSEIEKIARENMQPANVVFGTSGWRGEIGFDYTYNNFKIVTTAIIEMFKEQDPEVMKAMGVKDYNEIKKRGVIVGHDNRFLGPDFAKTAISLLSKEGIRTYYSGETTTPEFSTAIEELGASCSINLTPSHNPAQWAGFKFNPSDGGPAGSEITKVIEKFANSMMEKKLTIPDPEKANFETIDPVALYEKFINKKKTLNTQELRKFIDENDCFICIDHVHGSTRTRPQRLLGDSPKIKYFRTEDDYLFGGIAPEPSSKNMKMVTEALRGSTAKLKLGVIMDPDGDRIRFTDGTTELPMNYFGALAFHFFYKYKGLRGVVTKSVATSNFVNAIAEKLELGIKETMVGFKNFRPYLLPSGSERAIIAFEESDGISGYNHTLEKDSIFGLLVAIEMMAKTGKNIGDYFRDVQEEFGYFYPDRSGVEVDRSLVGKPLIEKLSKIRESMQPGTSVTFGDTTKTVKTLITVDGTKIVFNDDSWLLIRPSGTEPKVRFYIETRSEAEKDVMFKKAEEITKNAIAA; encoded by the coding sequence ATGCCTTACAAGAACGCTTCAGAGTGCTGGAGAGACATAATGTCTGATGTGAAGAAAAATGCAGGGCTTCTTTCCGAAATCGAAAAAATAGCAAGGGAAAACATGCAGCCTGCTAATGTTGTATTTGGCACATCAGGATGGCGCGGAGAGATAGGCTTTGATTATACGTACAACAATTTTAAAATAGTTACAACGGCAATAATAGAAATGTTTAAAGAACAGGACCCCGAGGTTATGAAGGCAATGGGTGTGAAGGACTACAATGAGATCAAAAAAAGAGGAGTGATAGTCGGCCATGACAATAGATTCCTCGGCCCCGACTTTGCCAAAACAGCTATTTCTCTCCTTAGCAAGGAAGGCATCAGGACATACTACAGTGGTGAGACGACAACACCTGAGTTCTCGACTGCTATTGAGGAGCTGGGCGCATCATGCTCCATAAATCTGACTCCGTCTCACAATCCTGCTCAGTGGGCAGGGTTTAAGTTTAACCCCTCAGACGGCGGCCCGGCAGGCAGTGAAATCACAAAAGTTATTGAAAAGTTTGCCAACTCAATGATGGAAAAAAAACTGACAATTCCTGACCCTGAAAAAGCAAACTTTGAGACAATTGACCCCGTTGCTCTTTATGAGAAATTTATAAACAAGAAAAAAACTTTAAACACTCAGGAGCTGAGAAAGTTTATTGACGAAAATGACTGTTTTATTTGCATAGACCATGTCCACGGCTCGACAAGGACCCGTCCTCAGAGACTTCTGGGAGACTCCCCTAAGATAAAGTATTTCAGAACCGAGGATGATTATCTCTTTGGTGGAATTGCCCCTGAACCCTCCTCTAAGAACATGAAAATGGTGACGGAAGCTCTGAGAGGTTCAACGGCAAAGCTCAAACTTGGCGTTATCATGGACCCTGACGGTGACAGGATACGATTTACAGACGGCACCACGGAGCTGCCCATGAATTACTTTGGAGCACTGGCTTTTCACTTTTTCTATAAATACAAGGGATTAAGAGGGGTTGTGACAAAGTCAGTGGCAACAAGCAATTTTGTAAATGCTATTGCTGAAAAACTCGAGCTAGGCATTAAAGAAACCATGGTGGGATTTAAAAACTTCAGGCCCTACCTGCTGCCCTCAGGCTCAGAGCGGGCAATCATTGCATTTGAGGAGAGTGACGGAATATCGGGTTACAACCACACCCTTGAGAAAGACTCCATCTTCGGACTTCTGGTTGCAATAGAGATGATGGCAAAGACCGGTAAAAACATCGGCGATTACTTCAGAGACGTGCAGGAGGAGTTCGGGTACTTTTACCCTGACCGCTCAGGTGTTGAGGTTGACCGCTCCCTTGTCGGAAAACCACTTATTGAGAAGCTTTCCAAAATCAGGGAATCCATGCAGCCCGGCACATCGGTTACCTTTGGCGATACTACCAAAACCGTCAAAACACTAATCACTGTGGATGGTACAAAGATTGTCTTTAATGATGACTCGTGGCTGCTGATAAGACCCTCCGGGACAGAGCCTAAGGTCAGATTTTATATCGAAACACGCTCGGAGGCCGAAAAAGACGTAATGTTTAAAAAGGCCGAGGAAATCACTAAAAACGCTATTGCTGCTTAG
- a CDS encoding SPOR domain-containing protein, protein METKNILVIDDDKTNVQQIGEMLRMEGFTVYTASSKAEAVELALKTLPALVFVKSMLMDASGYEIIRDIRSEDAVKNTQFIVLTEIEKTYDDRYRSIYKIVDSIKLPVDKRELITKASKYVELDSVVESTEGTAQFPDDEGEIVGSIALNDQGGFDDNVRLRFDKDEDTVKITGDTFRESLSKEKDHYEESSKTSQQFEEDMEPAKRPSPEKLDTHKELEDTVHIRDMKDDEESMEEKEPPAGLDITAIDADDAEEYLQKLNEDRAKKKKIIMIGVSAAFVLILVSVFVFSRGGKVAQKKQDVVSVTDTTVIDKAVEEPQETPESAPALERKHTTPKPTPVVEHKPAPEPAPAKKTVTAEKHQVKPAPVQQKALSGGERVSAKAEATPRPEQHAATEQTQKPAATPVKPKAEKTGKTEAAEGVYSIQVGSFKDQNNAKKFVENLKKEGYSAFIKEGTGKDSPWHKVYVGKYKKKEDAAAVVNKLKSGGKLEVLLKKI, encoded by the coding sequence ATGGAAACTAAAAATATACTGGTAATAGATGATGATAAAACCAATGTTCAGCAAATCGGCGAAATGCTCAGAATGGAAGGATTTACAGTCTATACTGCCTCAAGTAAGGCAGAGGCAGTGGAATTGGCACTTAAGACTTTGCCTGCTCTTGTATTTGTTAAATCTATGCTTATGGATGCCAGCGGCTATGAAATCATAAGAGACATTAGAAGTGAAGATGCCGTTAAGAATACCCAGTTTATCGTACTGACTGAAATAGAGAAAACATACGATGACAGGTACAGGTCAATTTACAAAATAGTGGACTCTATAAAGCTTCCAGTGGATAAACGGGAGTTGATAACGAAGGCTTCAAAATATGTGGAACTTGACTCTGTTGTTGAAAGCACTGAGGGGACTGCACAATTCCCTGATGATGAGGGGGAAATAGTCGGTTCAATAGCATTAAACGACCAGGGCGGTTTCGATGACAATGTTCGCTTAAGATTTGACAAAGACGAGGACACGGTAAAAATCACTGGAGATACTTTTAGGGAGAGCTTATCAAAAGAAAAAGACCATTATGAAGAAAGTTCTAAGACAAGCCAACAATTTGAAGAGGACATGGAGCCTGCTAAAAGACCGTCGCCGGAAAAGCTGGATACACATAAAGAGCTTGAGGATACCGTGCATATTCGTGATATGAAAGATGATGAGGAATCCATGGAGGAAAAGGAGCCACCGGCAGGGTTAGACATAACCGCCATAGACGCAGATGATGCCGAGGAGTACCTGCAAAAATTAAATGAAGACCGTGCAAAGAAAAAGAAAATAATTATGATAGGGGTTTCGGCTGCATTTGTCTTGATTTTAGTCTCAGTGTTTGTGTTTTCCAGAGGTGGTAAGGTTGCTCAGAAAAAGCAGGATGTAGTAAGCGTGACAGACACCACAGTCATAGATAAAGCTGTAGAGGAGCCACAGGAAACACCCGAGTCTGCACCGGCTTTAGAACGTAAACATACTACACCTAAACCAACACCTGTTGTTGAACACAAACCCGCACCGGAACCTGCTCCCGCAAAGAAAACTGTTACTGCCGAAAAACATCAGGTAAAACCAGCTCCTGTTCAACAGAAAGCCTTATCAGGCGGGGAGAGGGTCTCTGCTAAAGCCGAGGCAACGCCGAGGCCTGAGCAACACGCTGCGACGGAACAAACCCAGAAGCCCGCTGCAACACCGGTGAAACCAAAGGCGGAAAAAACAGGTAAAACTGAGGCGGCTGAAGGTGTTTATTCGATTCAGGTAGGTTCTTTCAAGGATCAGAATAATGCTAAAAAGTTTGTCGAAAACCTGAAAAAAGAAGGTTATTCGGCCTTTATAAAAGAGGGTACAGGTAAAGATTCTCCATGGCATAAGGTGTATGTTGGAAAATATAAGAAAAAAGAGGATGCCGCCGCCGTTGTAAATAAACTTAAAAGCGGAGGCAAACTGGAAGTCCTCTTAAAGAAAATATAA
- a CDS encoding type II toxin-antitoxin system HicA family toxin, with amino-acid sequence MKDLDFIKLIKKHGWELDRTAGSHHIYKKGNDSISIPVHKKDLKSGTLHQLLKDSGLSLNDIKKGKKKTS; translated from the coding sequence ATGAAAGATTTAGATTTCATTAAATTAATCAAAAAACACGGATGGGAGCTTGATAGAACAGCCGGAAGCCATCATATATATAAGAAAGGAAACGACTCTATCTCAATTCCCGTACACAAAAAAGACTTAAAAAGCGGCACATTACATCAATTGCTTAAAGACAGCGGTTTAAGCCTCAATGATATAAAAAAAGGAAAAAAAAAGACATCGTAA
- a CDS encoding AMP-binding protein, which produces MPTANSTYSVPLWLYEAAQKYPENIAFIQYHKTQDSYSKTEITYSAFLNKTLNIAQHLSVLGVQIGHSVVICSENMPKWCAAYLAASFLGATCVPIDSELGDNEIQNLVAVSGAEVIFSGITVKDKVQGALSARNKTIISFDSPEFQDIWDSDTRSTFKYQQLPSDDEVASIIFTSGTTSKPRGVLLTHKNLCSDAKAVIETGIISNGDNVLSVLPAHHTYPFMCTFFVPLLLGATITYPPGLKGVELVNTIRSCRVTVMIGVPRLLDMFLNAIDNKIAAQPAHIQFLTKNLLSVSDFLRRVFDINAGTVFFKTVLEAFGEQFRFITSGGAKLKPETMSRLEAFGFTVIEGYGLTETSPVVTFNPVKKRKPGSAGIPLNSVTIKTLQGAGDIAGTADTGEILIKGPMVMKGYYGAVSGETPSVIKDGFLHTGDLGYIDSEGYLFITGRAKEVIVLSSGKNVYPEDVEAKYLEEPLIKEICVYEESDGRGSTSLNALIVCDMDYAKKMKISSLYESVKWSINKISTVLPPYMRLKGFKLWPDELPKTRLGKLQRYLIKEMVKAGAVKAAGDDTTAKVEPSGAYASVLLEIIRTVAEIKTPIGGTDTLELDLGFDSLKKIELIAAIEERFKIRLPQTVMVELQTVDDCVEAVSKLVEGGAVEMLLDGTSVKTGYSEILSKEPPEKTDLICAGFLNGTFENYVTRVMNFILRVSFRKLFGAEISGLENLPGTAYILCPNHSSYLDAFFISACVPHKVFRNLFFQGAKEFFTGYLSSRFARYAHVIPIDPGEFLMRALSLSAYLLNRGRSLCIFPEGGRSVDGTLQQFKKGVGILAYECNVPLVPVLIRGAHDVLPRGAFIPKLHKVEIIIGRPVYPDINSDKNYQGLADEVKNQIMALLESSQQERPIA; this is translated from the coding sequence ATGCCGACAGCTAATTCCACATATTCGGTCCCTTTATGGCTCTACGAGGCCGCTCAAAAATACCCTGAAAACATTGCGTTTATTCAATACCACAAAACACAGGATTCTTATTCCAAAACAGAAATAACGTACAGTGCGTTTTTAAATAAAACTCTCAACATAGCACAGCACTTATCCGTGCTGGGAGTTCAAATTGGCCACAGTGTGGTGATTTGTTCGGAAAATATGCCAAAGTGGTGTGCAGCTTACCTTGCAGCCTCATTTCTCGGTGCTACATGTGTCCCCATAGATTCCGAACTGGGAGATAACGAAATTCAAAACCTTGTCGCAGTCTCAGGGGCCGAGGTAATTTTTTCAGGCATTACTGTTAAAGATAAGGTCCAGGGGGCTCTCAGTGCCCGGAACAAAACAATAATTTCTTTTGACAGTCCTGAATTTCAAGATATTTGGGACTCCGATACCCGTTCAACTTTTAAGTATCAACAACTTCCCTCTGATGATGAGGTCGCCTCAATTATCTTTACCTCCGGTACTACTTCCAAACCAAGGGGTGTTTTATTAACCCACAAAAACCTCTGCTCTGACGCTAAGGCGGTAATTGAAACCGGTATTATTTCTAACGGAGATAATGTCCTCTCAGTGCTTCCAGCCCATCATACATATCCGTTTATGTGTACATTTTTTGTTCCCCTGCTCCTTGGTGCAACGATAACTTATCCGCCGGGGCTTAAAGGCGTAGAGCTCGTTAACACTATCCGTAGCTGCCGGGTTACAGTCATGATTGGTGTTCCCCGGCTGCTTGATATGTTTTTAAACGCAATAGACAATAAGATAGCGGCACAGCCTGCCCATATCCAGTTTCTGACAAAAAATCTGCTCTCAGTGTCTGATTTTCTGCGAAGGGTATTTGACATAAATGCAGGGACTGTTTTTTTCAAGACCGTGCTGGAGGCATTTGGAGAGCAGTTCCGATTTATAACCTCCGGCGGGGCAAAACTAAAACCGGAGACCATGAGCCGCCTTGAGGCTTTTGGTTTTACCGTGATAGAGGGTTACGGACTAACTGAGACTTCCCCTGTTGTTACATTTAATCCGGTAAAAAAACGAAAACCGGGCTCTGCCGGAATACCACTTAACAGCGTAACCATTAAAACCCTGCAAGGCGCAGGGGATATCGCCGGCACTGCAGATACCGGAGAGATTTTAATCAAAGGCCCTATGGTTATGAAAGGATATTACGGTGCAGTTTCCGGTGAAACACCCTCCGTCATCAAAGACGGGTTTTTACATACCGGAGACCTTGGGTATATTGATTCAGAGGGGTACTTATTTATAACAGGACGCGCAAAAGAGGTAATTGTACTGAGTTCAGGTAAAAACGTTTATCCTGAGGATGTGGAGGCAAAGTATTTGGAGGAGCCGCTTATAAAAGAAATCTGTGTTTATGAGGAAAGTGACGGCAGGGGGAGCACCTCGCTTAACGCCTTGATTGTCTGCGATATGGATTACGCTAAGAAGATGAAAATCTCATCCCTTTACGAGTCGGTTAAATGGTCAATCAACAAGATATCCACAGTGCTTCCGCCGTATATGAGATTAAAGGGTTTTAAACTCTGGCCTGATGAACTGCCTAAAACAAGGCTTGGCAAACTTCAGCGCTATCTTATCAAAGAGATGGTAAAAGCCGGGGCGGTTAAAGCAGCCGGTGATGATACCACTGCTAAAGTTGAACCCTCCGGAGCGTATGCTTCCGTATTACTTGAGATAATTCGCACGGTTGCTGAAATTAAGACGCCGATAGGGGGTACTGACACCCTTGAACTTGACCTGGGGTTTGATTCGCTGAAAAAAATAGAACTTATTGCCGCAATCGAGGAGAGATTTAAAATCCGGCTTCCTCAGACAGTTATGGTTGAATTACAAACGGTTGATGATTGCGTAGAGGCGGTATCGAAACTTGTTGAAGGGGGGGCGGTGGAAATGCTGTTGGATGGTACTTCAGTAAAAACCGGTTATTCGGAAATCCTGTCGAAAGAGCCGCCTGAGAAAACTGATCTTATATGCGCAGGTTTTTTAAACGGAACTTTTGAAAATTATGTAACAAGGGTTATGAATTTCATTTTGAGAGTTTCTTTCAGAAAATTATTTGGGGCTGAAATATCAGGACTGGAAAACCTGCCAGGCACTGCGTACATTCTTTGCCCAAACCACAGCAGCTATCTGGATGCCTTTTTTATATCCGCGTGTGTTCCGCATAAGGTATTTAGAAATCTGTTTTTTCAGGGCGCTAAGGAATTCTTTACCGGTTATCTTTCAAGCAGATTTGCACGTTATGCCCATGTAATTCCGATAGACCCTGGGGAGTTTCTGATGCGTGCTCTTTCCTTATCGGCATACCTGCTTAACCGCGGCAGGTCGTTGTGTATATTCCCGGAAGGAGGGCGTTCTGTGGATGGAACGCTTCAGCAGTTTAAAAAGGGGGTTGGAATTTTAGCTTATGAGTGCAATGTTCCGCTTGTGCCGGTTTTAATCAGGGGTGCGCATGATGTATTGCCGCGGGGAGCTTTTATTCCAAAGCTGCACAAGGTGGAAATTATTATAGGCAGACCGGTTTATCCGGATATAAACTCAGATAAAAACTACCAGGGCCTTGCCGATGAGGTTAAGAATCAAATTATGGCCCTGTTGGAGAGTTCTCAGCAGGAGCGCCCTATCGCCTGA
- a CDS encoding DUF2155 domain-containing protein: protein MKQKAAMVLNKKGMGVSVFLMISFLLFTSCTKKKEVESEVPKNPEKYMVSHNEGSKSAGGTNSHGRDDVKPQGHGGGKDSVKPKMEILVPEDVKNTWESVKLLITDKKTNKQETAEVKIGDKYKVRGSGIVIHVGQLLPDFRMDALTMTSMSNEPNNPAVNVTIVEGGKEIFTGWLYSRFPDVHPFEHPQYAVILVEGVRKK from the coding sequence TTGAAGCAAAAGGCGGCTATGGTGTTAAATAAAAAGGGCATGGGTGTTTCCGTTTTTTTGATGATATCATTTTTACTTTTTACATCGTGCACAAAAAAGAAAGAGGTAGAATCAGAGGTGCCGAAAAATCCTGAAAAATATATGGTCAGTCATAACGAAGGTTCAAAGAGCGCAGGCGGCACAAACTCTCACGGCAGAGACGATGTGAAACCACAGGGGCACGGTGGCGGTAAGGACTCAGTAAAACCCAAAATGGAAATCCTTGTGCCGGAGGACGTAAAGAATACGTGGGAGTCGGTAAAGTTATTGATAACTGATAAGAAAACCAATAAACAGGAAACTGCAGAGGTTAAGATTGGTGACAAGTATAAGGTTAGAGGCTCAGGGATTGTTATACATGTTGGGCAGCTGCTTCCTGATTTCAGGATGGACGCCCTTACGATGACTTCCATGTCCAATGAACCGAACAACCCGGCTGTTAATGTCACTATTGTGGAGGGCGGCAAAGAGATTTTTACGGGATGGTTATATAGCAGATTTCCTGATGTTCACCCATTTGAACATCCTCAATATGCTGTTATCTTGGTTGAGGGAGTAAGAAAAAAATAA
- a CDS encoding DUF86 domain-containing protein, with translation MRKLHFYVNDIIAAMNAIENFVDEAGYDDFINDDRTVSAVIRKLEIIGEAVKHIPDEIRKEYEDIPWKEMAGLRDKLIHFYFGIQPTLIWYTVKDVIPKIKPVLETLQTEIAKKTDKW, from the coding sequence ATGAGGAAATTACATTTTTATGTAAACGATATAATCGCTGCAATGAATGCAATAGAAAATTTTGTTGATGAAGCCGGGTATGATGACTTCATAAATGATGACAGAACAGTTAGTGCAGTTATAAGGAAACTTGAAATCATTGGAGAGGCAGTAAAACATATACCAGATGAAATCAGAAAGGAGTATGAGGATATACCATGGAAAGAAATGGCTGGACTCAGAGATAAGCTTATACATTTTTATTTTGGGATACAGCCAACTCTCATTTGGTACACGGTAAAAGATGTTATCCCTAAAATTAAACCGGTGCTGGAGACGCTACAAACTGAGATCGCAAAGAAAACTGATAAGTGGTAA
- a CDS encoding O-antigen ligase family protein, with the protein MNYNVKLYLKNNADNINLAAAAILLLALPLSESLKNISLYLFMVPIFFYNLYNGSLRIKMTALHYGFLLILLVSCAAAFFSENKYESIKGIRDVLRNTVTFFVFHGFCKKRDVNLLLWAFFISTGAVSAYGIYNSLLTHSVLSIPALGHYNYTAMYLIISATAMLSMFVYGERGGKAETVILFTLIFITLAASVMTTMRTSFVALALFIVILLLWKKNTRKSILIIVFFTPMVLTVLYLYKPMWSKLLSTESLIHRIEIWKYAFTVFKDNFLTGVGLNNFNFSLPPHMDGGRAVYDAHSLYLNTAVQTGIFGITSLILIIYGFLKTWVSFKALSSYEKTVKYGALGAFLVIFIGGLFDTTFHHKQGMEFAILSAVMAACSYELE; encoded by the coding sequence ATGAATTATAACGTTAAGTTATACTTAAAAAATAATGCAGATAATATCAATCTTGCCGCTGCCGCAATTTTATTGCTTGCTTTACCATTGTCGGAAAGCCTGAAAAATATTTCGCTTTATTTATTTATGGTGCCTATTTTTTTTTATAACTTATACAACGGCAGCCTTAGAATAAAAATGACAGCGCTCCATTATGGTTTTCTGCTGATTTTGCTGGTATCGTGTGCCGCCGCTTTTTTCTCGGAAAACAAATATGAAAGCATAAAGGGAATACGAGACGTCTTACGCAATACGGTTACTTTTTTTGTTTTCCATGGATTTTGTAAAAAAAGAGATGTCAACCTTCTCCTCTGGGCTTTTTTTATCTCAACCGGTGCTGTTTCAGCTTATGGAATATATAATTCCCTGCTTACTCACTCCGTACTTTCAATTCCCGCCCTGGGACACTATAACTATACCGCCATGTACCTCATTATATCGGCTACCGCCATGTTAAGCATGTTTGTCTATGGAGAACGAGGCGGCAAAGCAGAGACGGTTATTCTCTTTACACTAATCTTTATTACACTTGCAGCATCCGTTATGACAACCATGAGAACCTCATTTGTTGCCCTTGCCCTGTTTATTGTTATCCTGTTGTTATGGAAAAAAAACACCCGCAAAAGTATTCTGATAATAGTCTTCTTTACACCTATGGTCCTCACAGTGCTCTATTTATATAAACCCATGTGGAGCAAGCTTCTCTCTACCGAATCTCTCATACACCGTATTGAAATATGGAAATATGCTTTTACAGTGTTTAAAGACAACTTTTTAACAGGAGTCGGTTTAAACAACTTTAATTTTTCACTCCCGCCTCACATGGATGGCGGCAGGGCGGTTTACGACGCTCACAGTTTATATCTCAACACGGCGGTGCAAACAGGAATTTTTGGAATAACATCCCTGATATTAATAATCTATGGTTTTTTAAAAACCTGGGTCTCCTTCAAAGCTCTTTCCAGTTATGAGAAAACTGTTAAATATGGAGCTTTGGGTGCTTTTCTGGTTATTTTCATCGGTGGTTTGTTTGATACAACTTTCCACCATAAACAGGGTATGGAGTTTGCTATACTCAGTGCCGTTATGGCTGCCTGCTCGTATGAGTTGGAGTAG
- a CDS encoding type II toxin-antitoxin system HicB family antitoxin: MKTLKYPARFVRYYDDGEYYVVTFPDLKGCVTQGETTEEALFNATEALTGYLTSIFIRNLNIPEPSNITGDNIYFIEPDASISISINLKKLRQERGISQTELANMIGVKYQTYQRLENPLKSNPTIKTLSNIAKAFHRKLHVEIT, from the coding sequence ATGAAAACTTTAAAATATCCTGCGAGGTTTGTACGCTACTATGATGATGGTGAATATTATGTTGTCACATTTCCCGATTTAAAAGGATGTGTGACTCAAGGCGAAACAACTGAAGAGGCTCTCTTCAATGCAACAGAAGCATTGACAGGTTATTTGACCTCTATTTTTATCAGGAATTTAAACATACCAGAACCGTCAAATATTACAGGAGACAACATTTATTTTATCGAACCTGATGCAAGCATATCAATCTCGATAAATTTGAAGAAATTAAGACAGGAAAGAGGTATCAGTCAAACTGAATTAGCCAATATGATAGGGGTTAAATATCAAACATACCAAAGACTTGAAAACCCTCTTAAGTCTAACCCGACTATAAAAACATTAAGCAATATTGCAAAAGCATTCCACAGGAAATTACATGTAGAGATTACTTAA